Proteins from a genomic interval of Treponema brennaborense DSM 12168:
- a CDS encoding helix-turn-helix domain-containing protein, which yields MDSFGKHLKDEREKKSIDLETAERDTSISRRYIEALENEQLDAFPGEAYLVGFLKNYAEYLGLESAHLISLYRAKKIQESPVPEGLLKKQIPRFVKPLTIGAAAFVMIAIITTVYVCTVKSRNRNAQLSTVLANTSSAERYVLSAQPLQKRLYKGDVLVVPSDDGDMEITVAGTQSELQLSTPAGMQMIELSEEREIDVDGMNGSEIIVYLSDISRTDALRGAEVRVILKNSPRTRTAGTDIASIPSVSEAGAKRQIVLEDTRAYPFTINSSFRGSCVFRYQTDNREEIEDYFTSGDILTIQASNGVRLWISNNNAVKFQIIADGKTINLEVGRAGQVIVQDIKWIKDTDGTYKLAVIPID from the coding sequence ATGGACAGTTTCGGCAAACATCTAAAAGATGAGCGCGAAAAAAAATCAATCGATCTTGAAACGGCGGAACGCGACACATCCATTTCACGTCGGTACATTGAGGCGCTTGAAAACGAACAACTCGACGCATTCCCCGGCGAAGCGTATCTCGTCGGATTTTTGAAAAACTATGCCGAATATTTAGGGCTTGAATCCGCGCACCTCATATCGCTGTATCGGGCAAAAAAGATTCAGGAATCACCGGTTCCCGAAGGTCTCTTGAAAAAACAGATTCCGCGGTTCGTCAAGCCGCTTACCATCGGCGCAGCCGCGTTCGTGATGATCGCAATCATAACGACCGTATACGTCTGCACGGTCAAAAGCCGCAATCGGAACGCGCAGTTGTCCACCGTACTTGCGAATACGTCGTCCGCCGAGCGGTACGTGCTGTCGGCCCAGCCGCTCCAGAAGCGCCTGTATAAAGGCGACGTACTCGTCGTTCCCTCGGACGACGGCGACATGGAAATCACCGTCGCGGGAACGCAGTCCGAATTGCAGCTTTCCACGCCGGCGGGAATGCAGATGATTGAATTAAGCGAAGAACGTGAAATCGACGTGGACGGAATGAACGGTTCGGAAATCATCGTTTATCTTTCGGACATATCGCGAACGGACGCATTGCGCGGCGCGGAAGTCCGCGTCATTCTCAAAAACTCTCCGCGGACGAGAACGGCGGGAACCGATATCGCCAGCATTCCGTCAGTCTCAGAGGCGGGCGCCAAGCGGCAGATCGTTCTTGAAGATACGCGCGCATATCCGTTTACCATAAACTCCAGTTTCCGCGGTTCGTGCGTATTCCGCTATCAAACGGACAATCGCGAAGAAATCGAAGATTACTTTACCAGCGGTGATATTCTGACGATTCAGGCAAGCAACGGCGTCCGTCTGTGGATTTCAAACAACAACGCCGTTAAATTCCAAATCATCGCGGACGGAAAAACGATCAACCTTGAAGTCGGCCGCGCCGGTCAGGTCATCGTGCAGGACATAAAATGGATCAAGGACACTGACGGTACGTACAAATTGGCGGTGATTCCCATTGATTAA
- a CDS encoding ATP-dependent helicase: MENTHPTAAEYLSVLNPEQRAAVEHSGSPLLILAGAGSGKTRVITTKIAYLIGEKDVDPYSILAVTFTKKAAAEMASRARHLEPRAANTAIRTFHSFGAWFLRLHAQEAGLDPSFTVYDEDDMVTLLTKALPALSRQEASRAVHKISLAKDYCLTPDSPDLAEIDAAENFPDVYRAYQNRLKETGNVDFGDLIMLPVLLLKAHETVKAHMHRRFRVIMVDEYQDSNVAQFELLQQLSGPETYVCVVGDDDQSIYRFRGAEVKNILSFQEHFPGTQIIKLERNYRSLEPILDTANDVISHNTGRLGKTLRAERGTGEKPVLAFLNDQDDETAFCAKLIQDAHAVGVPYADWAILYRTNAQSLGFETEFLHRKIPYTVVGSLKFYEREEIKDALAFLALTANRRNEVAFRRIVNKPSRGIGSKSQDMIVECARRNARESLTGGGSLLDACRESVPGMAKKAKSGLQDFIGIMDELLALIDAEENVSLPLPAERLAAEAAASLGVSAPDNGTASSAENPQSGKKLSEFIELLNTLSGLLDYHTAQDEIAGTQRAANLQELANSAALYPLNRAGLTEFLDHIELDRTIENAGDEDGDAVTLITLHNTKGLEFPRVVITGLESGIFPRTDKQPEEREEERRLFYVGITRARDMLLLTSCRRRRLYGRTDFMEASPFLLEIRRDALQIVGESPATFRRGALNGAADAAESHPLADTWSKGQKVYHDDYGYGIITNAKVSDAEYVVTVQFENGALKQFMPEYQARSLLIIRD, translated from the coding sequence ATGGAAAACACGCACCCGACGGCAGCAGAGTATTTGAGCGTTCTCAATCCGGAACAGCGCGCGGCGGTGGAACATTCCGGTTCGCCGCTGCTCATTTTGGCGGGCGCCGGTTCGGGCAAAACCCGCGTGATCACCACTAAAATAGCGTATCTTATCGGTGAAAAAGACGTCGATCCGTATTCGATTCTCGCCGTAACCTTTACCAAAAAAGCGGCGGCTGAAATGGCGAGCCGCGCGCGGCACCTTGAACCGCGTGCCGCCAACACTGCCATACGGACGTTCCATTCGTTCGGCGCGTGGTTTTTGCGTCTGCACGCACAGGAAGCGGGACTCGACCCGTCCTTTACCGTTTACGATGAAGACGACATGGTAACGCTGCTCACCAAAGCGCTTCCCGCGCTGAGCCGGCAGGAAGCATCCCGTGCCGTGCATAAAATATCGCTTGCAAAAGATTATTGTCTGACGCCCGATTCGCCGGATCTTGCGGAAATAGATGCAGCGGAAAACTTTCCCGACGTATACCGCGCGTATCAGAACCGACTCAAGGAAACGGGCAACGTCGACTTCGGCGATCTGATCATGCTGCCGGTGCTCCTTCTGAAAGCGCACGAAACCGTCAAGGCGCACATGCACCGCCGCTTCCGCGTCATCATGGTAGACGAATATCAGGATTCCAACGTCGCGCAGTTTGAACTGCTGCAGCAGCTGTCCGGTCCGGAAACATACGTGTGCGTCGTCGGGGACGACGATCAGTCCATCTACCGATTCCGCGGCGCCGAGGTCAAAAACATACTGTCGTTTCAGGAACACTTTCCCGGTACGCAGATCATCAAACTCGAACGAAACTACCGTTCGCTCGAACCGATTCTCGATACGGCGAACGACGTAATTTCACACAACACCGGCCGGCTCGGCAAGACGCTGCGCGCCGAACGGGGAACCGGAGAAAAGCCGGTTCTCGCTTTTCTCAACGATCAGGATGATGAAACGGCGTTCTGTGCAAAATTGATTCAGGACGCGCACGCTGTCGGCGTTCCGTACGCAGATTGGGCCATTTTATATCGGACGAACGCACAGTCGCTCGGTTTTGAAACCGAATTCCTGCACCGGAAAATTCCGTATACCGTCGTCGGTTCGCTCAAATTCTACGAACGTGAAGAAATCAAGGACGCGCTCGCCTTTTTGGCGCTCACCGCGAATCGGCGCAACGAAGTCGCGTTCAGACGCATCGTAAACAAACCGAGCCGCGGTATCGGCTCCAAATCGCAGGACATGATCGTAGAATGCGCCCGACGGAACGCACGCGAATCGCTTACCGGCGGCGGCAGTCTGCTCGACGCGTGCCGGGAATCGGTTCCGGGCATGGCCAAAAAGGCAAAATCCGGACTGCAGGACTTTATCGGCATCATGGATGAACTGCTCGCGCTTATCGACGCGGAAGAAAACGTTTCGCTGCCGCTGCCCGCCGAACGGCTTGCTGCGGAAGCCGCCGCGTCACTCGGCGTATCCGCGCCGGACAACGGCACAGCGAGTTCCGCGGAAAATCCGCAGTCGGGAAAAAAACTGTCGGAATTCATCGAACTGCTCAACACGCTCAGCGGATTGCTGGACTATCACACGGCGCAGGACGAAATAGCCGGCACCCAGCGCGCCGCAAACTTGCAGGAATTGGCCAACAGCGCGGCGCTCTATCCGCTCAACCGCGCGGGACTGACCGAATTTCTCGATCATATCGAACTCGACCGCACCATAGAAAACGCCGGAGACGAAGACGGCGACGCGGTAACGCTCATCACGCTGCACAACACCAAAGGGTTGGAATTTCCGCGCGTCGTCATCACCGGACTTGAAAGCGGCATTTTTCCCCGTACGGACAAGCAGCCCGAAGAACGGGAAGAAGAGCGCCGCCTTTTTTACGTGGGAATCACGCGTGCCCGCGACATGCTGCTGCTCACTTCGTGCAGACGGCGCAGGCTGTACGGCCGCACCGACTTTATGGAAGCGAGTCCGTTTCTGCTGGAAATCCGGCGGGATGCGCTGCAAATAGTCGGCGAATCGCCGGCAACGTTCCGGCGCGGCGCACTGAACGGAGCCGCGGACGCTGCGGAAAGCCATCCGCTCGCAGATACCTGGAGCAAAGGTCAGAAAGTGTATCACGACGATTACGGCTACGGAATCATAACGAACGCGAAAGTTTCGGACGCGGAATACGTCGTTACCGTTCAATTTGAAAACGGCGCGCTCAAGCAATTCATGCCCGAATATCAGGCGCGCAGTCTGCTGATAATCAGGGACTGA
- the rimO gene encoding 30S ribosomal protein S12 methylthiotransferase RimO, translated as MIKFFLDQHGCAKNQVDGELIITRLQNKGLCKTEIAAEADIIIINSCGFIESAKTESLNALLEAKEAYPDAKILLAGCLAERYAEQFAEALPEADGIFGNGDLTAIDSLVEPLLSGGHPVVKPAQQGVCCGSRSELLSFPGSAFVKITEGCDNRCSFCAIPLIRGNLRSRDADDIVREIDELTRNGIFEINLIGQDSAAYGMDGENPHDPAVWARFDGASGTQSPLARLLEKISALNGSFWLRLLYIHPDHFPPDILPVIARDERLLAYFDIPFQSGADSIIKAMNRTGSRVRYEDMVKNIRGTLDAVKDGGVSLRTTFLTGFPGETEDDAQETERFLENISPDWSGCFPYSKEDGTPAASLKKQVSRKIAEKRAEALRCAQERITAERLKRHLNRTYDVLIEEIIEGGDGEGTGLAIGRAWFQAPEVDGAVVVRYDQDETADQPETAGSESPAESLKTGEPCPDAKQAGSAPHSGSGSRNAPVVPGRTVKVLVTGVSGFDLDGRIVP; from the coding sequence TTGATTAAGTTTTTTCTTGACCAGCACGGCTGCGCCAAAAATCAGGTGGACGGCGAACTCATCATCACCCGACTGCAGAATAAAGGTTTGTGCAAAACGGAAATCGCCGCGGAAGCTGATATCATCATTATCAATTCCTGCGGTTTTATCGAAAGCGCAAAAACCGAATCGCTGAACGCACTTCTGGAAGCAAAGGAAGCGTATCCCGACGCAAAAATACTGCTGGCGGGATGCCTTGCGGAGCGTTACGCGGAGCAATTTGCCGAAGCGCTGCCAGAAGCGGACGGTATCTTCGGTAACGGCGATCTGACGGCGATAGATTCTCTCGTTGAACCGCTTTTGAGCGGCGGACATCCCGTGGTGAAACCGGCGCAGCAAGGCGTCTGCTGCGGCAGCCGAAGCGAACTGCTGTCGTTTCCCGGCTCGGCCTTCGTCAAAATAACGGAAGGCTGCGACAACCGCTGTTCGTTCTGCGCAATTCCGCTCATCCGCGGAAATTTGCGCAGCCGGGATGCGGACGACATCGTGCGGGAAATCGACGAACTGACGCGAAACGGTATATTTGAAATAAACCTCATCGGGCAGGATTCCGCCGCATACGGTATGGACGGAGAAAATCCGCACGATCCGGCGGTATGGGCCCGATTCGACGGTGCGTCCGGTACGCAAAGTCCGCTCGCCCGGCTGCTTGAAAAAATTTCGGCACTGAACGGCAGCTTCTGGCTCAGACTGCTGTACATCCATCCCGACCATTTTCCGCCGGACATTCTGCCGGTAATCGCACGGGACGAGCGGCTGTTGGCGTATTTCGACATCCCGTTTCAAAGCGGCGCCGATTCGATCATCAAGGCGATGAACCGCACGGGCAGCAGAGTCCGCTACGAAGACATGGTCAAAAATATCCGCGGAACGCTCGACGCGGTCAAAGACGGCGGCGTGTCCCTGCGCACCACGTTTTTGACCGGATTCCCCGGTGAAACCGAAGACGACGCACAGGAAACCGAGCGTTTTCTTGAAAATATCAGTCCCGACTGGTCGGGCTGCTTTCCGTACAGCAAAGAAGACGGCACTCCCGCCGCTTCGCTTAAAAAACAGGTTTCCCGCAAAATCGCGGAAAAACGTGCGGAAGCGCTTCGCTGCGCACAGGAACGCATCACGGCCGAACGGCTCAAACGCCATCTCAATCGGACGTACGACGTTCTTATAGAAGAAATCATCGAAGGCGGAGACGGCGAAGGCACGGGTCTTGCTATCGGGCGCGCCTGGTTTCAGGCACCGGAAGTAGACGGCGCCGTCGTCGTTCGGTATGATCAGGACGAAACGGCCGATCAGCCGGAAACGGCCGGCTCAGAATCGCCCGCAGAATCGCTGAAAACAGGCGAGCCTTGCCCCGACGCGAAACAGGCCGGCTCAGCGCCGCACTCAGGATCCGGCAGCCGGAACGCGCCGGTCGTTCCCGGCCGCACCGTCAAAGTGCTCGTAACCGGCGTCAGCGGCTTCGATTTGGACGGCCGGATCGTACCGTAA
- a CDS encoding sigma-70 family RNA polymerase sigma factor — protein sequence MANPEHSRTVAAAREKRDIFLARAAAAGNSAAFAELVALYRRRVAALGMSFFKNQSDTEDFVQDVFIKAYTKLATFRGDSLFSTWLTRIAYNTAVNSIKRRKEYLPIADENALFDLDWTPEERQLRRITVEAVREAMAELPKRFAMCLDMYFFYDMAYSEICEVIGLPMNTVKSHIFRAKKILREKLADIV from the coding sequence ATGGCGAATCCTGAACACAGCCGTACCGTTGCGGCGGCTCGTGAAAAGAGGGATATTTTTCTTGCGCGCGCTGCTGCGGCCGGAAATTCGGCGGCTTTCGCCGAGCTGGTGGCTTTGTATCGTCGGCGTGTCGCCGCTTTGGGGATGAGTTTTTTTAAGAACCAGAGCGATACGGAAGATTTCGTGCAGGACGTGTTTATCAAGGCGTACACGAAATTGGCGACGTTTCGCGGAGATTCGCTGTTTTCAACCTGGTTGACGCGGATTGCGTACAATACGGCGGTCAATTCCATCAAGCGGCGCAAGGAGTATCTGCCGATTGCCGATGAAAACGCGCTGTTCGATCTTGATTGGACGCCGGAGGAACGGCAGCTGCGCCGCATCACCGTTGAAGCAGTGCGTGAAGCGATGGCCGAATTGCCGAAACGCTTCGCGATGTGTCTTGATATGTATTTTTTTTACGATATGGCGTATTCGGAAATCTGTGAGGTAATCGGATTGCCGATGAATACGGTGAAGTCGCATATTTTCAGAGCGAAGAAAATATTGCGTGAAAAATTGGCCGACATAGTGTAA
- the hflX gene encoding GTPase HflX, which yields MIDIHAEQTAKIKAYLVAAAGTSPAELKGLVSTLDMETVGVLVLSRAEPDGSVARFGIGSGKAQEIADLASELEADCIIFDFEISPTRQRNWEKLAGVPVFDRHEVILRIFAARARTKEAVLQVELARLTYSLPRLAHSYGDMARQRGGSYGSKGAGETKLELDRRTVQDRIAQVRRELTKVVRERETQRRRRDRVPLPSCALVGYTNAGKSSLLNALTGASVLAEDKLFATLDPTTRRLSIAGGTSLLLTDTVGFISNLPHNLVDAFKSTLEEAVRADLLVVVIDAADPAAAEQYATVCRVLEEIGADSKPRIAVLNKTDKLAEFDVRRPALRAQFSDAVEVSAHTKAGFDVLIPRICNALAGVERRYRIPLDQHALLTQVRKGGTIADEQWLDGFIEFAARIGGSASGKLLSLLAPYEVE from the coding sequence ATGATCGATATTCACGCCGAACAAACGGCAAAAATTAAAGCGTATCTGGTCGCCGCCGCGGGAACGTCGCCCGCGGAACTCAAAGGACTCGTGTCTACGCTCGACATGGAAACGGTCGGCGTACTCGTTTTGTCCCGTGCCGAGCCCGACGGCAGCGTCGCCCGTTTCGGCATCGGCAGCGGAAAAGCGCAGGAAATAGCGGATCTCGCTTCCGAGCTTGAAGCCGACTGCATTATATTCGATTTTGAAATTTCTCCCACGCGGCAGCGCAATTGGGAAAAGCTGGCGGGTGTTCCCGTTTTTGACCGGCACGAAGTGATTTTACGCATATTCGCCGCGCGTGCGCGCACGAAAGAAGCCGTTCTGCAAGTCGAACTTGCGCGATTGACGTATTCTTTACCGCGGCTCGCCCATTCTTACGGCGACATGGCGCGGCAGCGCGGCGGCAGTTACGGTTCCAAAGGTGCGGGAGAAACCAAGCTGGAACTCGACCGCCGTACCGTTCAGGATCGGATTGCGCAGGTTCGCCGTGAACTGACCAAAGTAGTACGGGAACGCGAAACGCAGCGGCGGCGGCGCGACCGCGTACCGCTGCCGTCGTGCGCGCTTGTCGGCTATACGAACGCCGGCAAATCGAGTTTGCTCAACGCGCTCACCGGTGCGTCCGTCCTTGCCGAAGACAAATTGTTCGCCACGCTCGACCCGACGACACGGCGTCTTTCGATTGCCGGCGGTACCAGTCTGCTTTTGACCGACACGGTCGGCTTTATCAGCAACCTGCCGCATAATCTGGTAGACGCCTTCAAATCTACGCTTGAAGAAGCGGTGCGCGCGGATCTGCTCGTCGTAGTGATCGACGCCGCCGACCCCGCCGCCGCCGAGCAGTACGCCACCGTGTGCCGGGTTCTGGAAGAAATCGGCGCGGATTCAAAGCCGCGTATCGCGGTGCTGAACAAAACGGACAAGCTCGCCGAATTCGACGTGCGCCGCCCCGCGCTCCGCGCGCAGTTTTCGGATGCGGTGGAAGTCAGCGCGCACACTAAAGCGGGATTCGACGTGCTGATTCCCCGTATCTGCAACGCGCTCGCAGGCGTGGAGCGCCGCTACCGCATTCCGCTCGATCAGCACGCACTGCTGACTCAGGTACGCAAAGGCGGCACGATTGCGGACGAGCAGTGGCTGGACGGCTTTATCGAGTTTGCCGCCCGGATCGGCGGTTCGGCTTCCGGCAAATTGCTTTCCCTGCTCGCGCCGTACGAAGTTGAGTAA
- a CDS encoding LolA family protein, producing MKKLLIISIFCIITVCSASAQNILTASAFFQSVSEYYGTIKDYEANMQITAARSDMYGKVSFKRPNLLRIDFSNPENQVIVFNGETLTIYLPGPSAALIQSVTASSEQSGMSLATPQGLSLMSRYYSVAYEIGQAPVQLDETTDEKVIKLILSRRNSSEGFRTIKLAVNPETKLIRRVEAVTPQNETFVFLFSDYVLNQNISVQRFVYDAPSSANNYNNFLFSE from the coding sequence ATGAAAAAACTTTTGATTATCAGTATTTTTTGTATTATAACCGTCTGTTCCGCTTCCGCGCAAAACATTTTGACTGCGAGCGCGTTCTTTCAATCCGTATCCGAATATTACGGCACTATCAAAGATTACGAAGCGAATATGCAGATTACCGCCGCAAGATCGGATATGTACGGCAAGGTTTCATTCAAACGCCCGAATCTGCTGCGTATCGATTTTTCAAACCCTGAAAATCAGGTGATCGTATTTAACGGCGAAACGCTTACCATTTATCTGCCCGGTCCTTCCGCCGCGCTGATACAGTCCGTTACCGCCTCGTCGGAACAGAGCGGCATGTCGCTCGCTACGCCGCAGGGATTGTCGCTCATGAGCAGATACTATTCCGTTGCGTACGAAATCGGCCAAGCGCCGGTGCAGCTCGACGAGACGACCGATGAAAAAGTAATAAAACTGATACTTTCGCGCCGCAATTCGTCGGAAGGATTCCGCACGATAAAACTTGCCGTCAATCCCGAAACGAAGCTGATCCGCCGCGTGGAAGCGGTAACACCCCAGAACGAAACGTTCGTGTTCCTGTTCAGCGATTACGTGCTGAATCAGAACATTTCCGTGCAGCGCTTCGTATACGACGCCCCTTCGTCGGCAAATAATTACAATAATTTCCTATTTTCCGAATAA
- a CDS encoding flagellar basal body-associated FliL family protein, translating to MNKIPSRFTVLYTIIFIIIIAIVCGTAAVFVSRSARPGADLRKADPSPQSLAKNFAAYTDIGQIRTGTAAADGRGATVVVEPWFSYEDGDTAFFEELAGKKRKIRSLIIAYFASRSVSELRTAGEAAVKADLLSAINGELTLGSVYAVYFETYLFIE from the coding sequence ATGAACAAAATTCCTTCCCGGTTTACCGTTTTGTATACGATCATTTTTATCATTATAATCGCCATCGTCTGCGGTACGGCCGCCGTGTTCGTTTCACGCAGCGCGCGGCCCGGTGCGGATTTGCGCAAAGCTGATCCTTCGCCGCAGTCGCTTGCAAAAAACTTCGCCGCGTACACCGACATCGGTCAGATCAGAACCGGTACGGCCGCGGCGGACGGCCGCGGTGCGACGGTGGTCGTGGAACCGTGGTTTTCATATGAAGACGGCGATACGGCCTTTTTTGAAGAACTCGCCGGAAAGAAACGCAAAATCCGCAGTCTCATTATCGCCTATTTTGCGTCCCGGAGTGTTTCCGAACTGCGAACGGCGGGTGAAGCCGCCGTAAAAGCGGATCTCTTGTCTGCGATAAACGGCGAACTGACGCTCGGTTCCGTTTACGCCGTCTACTTTGAAACGTATCTGTTCATAGAATAG